Proteins encoded within one genomic window of Hyphomicrobiales bacterium 4NK60-0047b:
- a CDS encoding 3-deoxy-manno-octulosonate cytidylyltransferase yields the protein MDVANNTNLILIPARMQATRLPGKPMKDIAGEPMIVHVWRRACEADCGPVVVATDDESIAEVIQNVGGKAVLTRSDHPSGSDRICEALHKYDPEKKFNTIINLQGDLPVLDPEVVRQCAALLEDEDVDISTLAAEIVDETEQTNPNVVKMVGTEIEQHHHRALYFTRATAPHGDGPYYHHIGIYGYKRASLEAFIKLPPSQLELREKLEQLRALEAGMRIDVAIVKTHPLGVDTQEDLDKARALLQSS from the coding sequence ATGGATGTGGCGAATAACACGAATCTCATCTTAATACCAGCCCGCATGCAGGCAACCAGATTACCCGGCAAGCCAATGAAGGATATTGCTGGTGAGCCAATGATTGTTCATGTCTGGCGCAGAGCCTGTGAAGCGGATTGTGGACCCGTAGTCGTGGCAACAGATGATGAAAGCATCGCTGAGGTTATCCAGAATGTAGGTGGTAAGGCAGTTTTAACCCGTAGCGATCATCCAAGCGGCTCAGACAGAATTTGCGAAGCCTTACACAAATATGATCCGGAAAAGAAGTTTAACACGATCATAAATTTGCAAGGGGATTTACCCGTATTAGACCCTGAAGTCGTGCGTCAATGTGCAGCTCTTTTAGAAGATGAAGATGTGGACATCTCTACTCTAGCTGCTGAAATCGTTGACGAGACTGAACAAACGAACCCGAATGTCGTGAAAATGGTGGGAACTGAGATCGAGCAACACCATCACAGAGCCCTCTATTTCACAAGAGCAACAGCTCCCCATGGCGACGGCCCTTATTATCATCACATTGGAATTTATGGCTATAAGCGTGCGAGTTTAGAAGCCTTTATCAAATTGCCCCCTTCACAGCTAGAGCTGAGAGAAAAGCTAGAGCAATTAAGGGCTTTAGAAGCAGGAATGAGGATTGATGTTGCAATCGTCAAAACGCACCCATTAGGAGTGGATACACAAGAAGATCTTGATAAAGCTCGCGCCTTGCTCCAATCATCTTAG
- a CDS encoding YbaB/EbfC family nucleoid-associated protein, with the protein MFDIMKKAKELQTKVAEIQEELANTDIEGVSGAGMVKVTLNGKGDMKGLAIDPSMLKEDEADILEDLIIAAHKDARVKVEEFSAEKMKEATGDLPIPPGMNLF; encoded by the coding sequence ATGTTTGACATCATGAAAAAAGCCAAAGAGCTACAAACCAAAGTGGCTGAAATACAAGAAGAATTAGCAAATACCGACATTGAAGGCGTAAGCGGCGCTGGCATGGTTAAAGTCACCTTAAATGGCAAAGGCGACATGAAAGGTCTCGCAATTGACCCAAGCATGCTGAAAGAAGACGAAGCTGATATTTTAGAAGATTTAATTATCGCAGCCCACAAAGATGCGCGCGTCAAAGTTGAAGAATTCTCAGCAGAAAAAATGAAAGAAGCAACAGGAGACCTGCCAATTCCTCCAGGAATGAACTTGTTTTAA
- a CDS encoding prephenate dehydratase yields the protein MTNSELKIIYQGEPGANSHLACNDAFPGAEAIPCPTFDGAFAAVSSGDVDLGMIPIENSVAGRVADIHHLLPESGLYVIGEHFERVRHQLLVNKGTKLEDIKTVHSHTMALGQCRKVIKELDVMPVIEADTAGSARLIKEKGNKSEAAIASTLAAEINDLDIIKSNIEDADHNTTRFLILSKEPNDALPEDGPVMTSFIFNVRNVPAALYKALGGFATNSVNMTKLESYQLEGTFNATMFYADIEGHPATKNVQLALEELSFFSSQVRILGTYKAHDYRLQKGRLT from the coding sequence ATGACAAACTCAGAGTTAAAAATCATTTATCAAGGCGAGCCCGGTGCAAACTCTCATTTGGCTTGTAATGATGCTTTTCCTGGCGCTGAGGCCATTCCGTGCCCAACTTTTGATGGGGCATTTGCAGCTGTGAGCAGTGGAGATGTTGATCTCGGCATGATTCCGATTGAAAATTCAGTTGCTGGGCGTGTTGCTGATATCCATCATCTTTTGCCAGAATCAGGGCTTTATGTGATTGGAGAGCATTTTGAGCGCGTGCGCCACCAACTGCTGGTCAACAAAGGCACCAAATTAGAAGATATTAAAACTGTTCACAGTCACACAATGGCGCTGGGGCAATGCCGGAAAGTCATCAAAGAACTAGATGTAATGCCAGTAATCGAAGCTGACACAGCTGGCTCTGCCCGTCTGATAAAAGAAAAAGGCAATAAATCAGAGGCTGCGATTGCCTCTACTCTAGCTGCTGAAATAAATGATTTAGACATTATAAAAAGCAATATTGAGGATGCGGACCATAATACCACAAGATTTCTCATTCTCTCCAAAGAGCCAAATGATGCCCTGCCAGAAGATGGCCCAGTGATGACATCATTCATCTTTAATGTTCGAAATGTACCTGCAGCCCTCTACAAAGCGCTGGGTGGTTTTGCCACAAACAGCGTGAATATGACAAAATTAGAGAGTTATCAGCTTGAAGGTACGTTCAATGCAACCATGTTTTATGCCGACATTGAGGGACATCCAGCAACCAAGAATGTACAGTTAGCCCTTGAAGAATTGAGCTTTTTCTCATCTCAGGTAAGGATCTTGGGAACCTACAAAGCACATGACTATCGGCTACAAAAAGGGCGCTTAACTTAA
- a CDS encoding DNA polymerase III subunit gamma/tau: MVDQMAENKDKTSEKKPSKAQKNSKSATKSKKSDQGTAQDPYLVLARKYRPADFSDLIGQEPMVQTLRNAFESNRIAQGFMLSGVRGVGKTTTARILARALNFETETINSPTIDMTEEGTHCPAIMAGSHVDVMEMDAASHTGIDDIREIIEAARYKPVSARYKVYIIDEVHMLSKSAFNGLLKTLEEPPAHVKFIFATTELRKVPVTVLSRCQRFDLRRIDIRDLEQHFANIAKKEDVKIDEDAISLIARAAEGSVRDGLSLLDQAFARADEDSISADNIRSMLGLADQAEILGLLGSIFAGNAPEALNEFRRFYDNGGDPQQIISDMAEAVHIVTRTKALSSGKASSEDKQVGNDDLPEAAKAQIIDMAGKLSMAVLSRGWQTLLKGYEEIGKAPNQVSAAEMIIMRLLYMSDLPSPGDVIAALRKAQDGPVLGSNGSPNAGQGGQPSPDGATASSIDGGAGVHTLTPSTNMSRSVNGPDMHLDAAPQAEQISSPHAENNQLPTLETFADVLELIGEKRDVKLKLQLEEYAELVRFAPGSIELHLLDGATDGLAGDLTNKLSRWTGARWMVALSHERGEQTIGSQRRVKEQKELEQIQSHPSVQGVIQNFPGAEIVSIKPMKSEDEQN, translated from the coding sequence ATGGTGGATCAAATGGCGGAAAATAAAGATAAAACTTCAGAAAAAAAGCCATCAAAAGCCCAAAAAAACTCTAAGTCTGCCACTAAATCTAAAAAATCAGATCAAGGCACAGCGCAAGATCCATATCTCGTGCTTGCTCGCAAATATCGCCCGGCTGATTTTTCAGACCTCATCGGCCAGGAACCAATGGTGCAAACCTTGCGCAATGCGTTTGAAAGCAATCGCATCGCCCAGGGTTTCATGCTCTCTGGTGTGAGGGGGGTTGGTAAAACAACCACGGCGCGAATACTCGCCCGTGCCTTAAATTTCGAAACTGAGACGATCAACTCACCCACCATCGATATGACTGAAGAGGGCACTCATTGCCCCGCCATTATGGCAGGGTCTCACGTTGATGTAATGGAAATGGATGCAGCTTCCCACACAGGTATCGATGATATCAGGGAAATCATTGAAGCGGCCAGATATAAGCCGGTTTCGGCCCGTTATAAAGTTTACATCATCGACGAAGTGCACATGCTCTCAAAGTCAGCCTTTAATGGGCTGCTAAAAACGTTAGAAGAGCCGCCAGCCCACGTTAAATTCATTTTTGCAACAACAGAGCTCCGCAAGGTTCCCGTTACAGTTCTTTCCCGTTGTCAGCGCTTTGATTTGCGCCGCATTGATATTCGCGACCTCGAACAGCATTTTGCTAATATTGCTAAAAAAGAAGATGTGAAAATTGATGAAGATGCCATCAGTCTAATTGCAAGAGCCGCTGAAGGCTCTGTACGTGATGGTCTGTCATTGCTTGATCAAGCCTTTGCACGCGCTGATGAAGATTCTATTTCCGCTGATAATATCAGATCAATGTTAGGTCTGGCCGACCAAGCTGAAATTTTAGGCCTGTTAGGCTCAATATTCGCTGGCAACGCTCCAGAGGCTTTAAACGAATTTCGCAGGTTTTACGATAATGGTGGCGACCCGCAGCAAATCATCTCCGATATGGCTGAAGCGGTACACATTGTTACCCGAACAAAAGCTTTAAGTAGCGGTAAGGCCAGTTCAGAAGACAAGCAAGTCGGTAATGATGATTTACCAGAAGCCGCTAAAGCTCAAATCATTGACATGGCTGGTAAATTATCAATGGCTGTCTTGAGCCGAGGCTGGCAAACTCTGCTGAAAGGTTATGAAGAAATAGGCAAAGCACCCAACCAGGTGAGCGCAGCTGAGATGATCATTATGCGTCTGCTTTATATGAGCGACTTGCCATCTCCAGGTGATGTTATAGCCGCTTTACGAAAAGCTCAGGATGGACCTGTTTTGGGCTCGAATGGTAGCCCAAATGCTGGTCAGGGTGGCCAACCAAGCCCAGATGGAGCAACAGCTTCTTCCATTGATGGTGGTGCCGGAGTACATACATTAACACCTTCAACAAACATGTCGCGTTCGGTCAATGGCCCAGATATGCATTTGGATGCTGCGCCTCAAGCTGAACAAATAAGCTCGCCTCACGCAGAAAACAATCAATTACCAACGTTGGAAACTTTTGCAGATGTATTGGAGCTCATCGGTGAAAAAAGGGATGTAAAGCTCAAGCTACAGTTAGAAGAATATGCCGAGCTCGTACGGTTCGCACCAGGCAGCATTGAATTACACCTGTTAGACGGGGCAACTGATGGCTTAGCCGGAGACCTCACAAACAAACTGTCTCGTTGGACAGGCGCTCGCTGGATGGTGGCTCTTTCTCATGAGCGCGGAGAACAAACTATTGGCAGCCAAAGACGGGTAAAAGAACAAAAAGAACTTGAGCAAATACAATCTCACCCTTCAGTTCAGGGTGTCATACAAAACTTCCCCGGCGCAGAAATTGTATCAATCAAACCAATGAAATCTGAAGACGAACAGAACTAA